The Streptococcaceae bacterium ESL0687 genome has a segment encoding these proteins:
- a CDS encoding CCA tRNA nucleotidyltransferase: MKLKNMPVEFQQALPIIDKLKSSGYEAYFVGGSVRDVLLSRDIHDVDIATSAYPEEVKQIFEKTVDIGIEHGTVLVLAEEGQYEITTFRTEDVYVDYRRPSGVTFVRNLDEDLLRRDFTINAFALAEDGVIIDRFSGLSDLENRLIRAVGIADERFNEDALRIMRALRFTASLNFDIEEKTFFAMQTHAPLLEKISIERSFIELDKLLMADFWRKGLSNLLRSGVNNYLPGMVGSETDLEKVLVKIKDDAFLFSESEQAWAYLLLNLQVDDCKCFLKKWNVSNDFIKRVTDICKAYRIGSLRTWGRRDLYQLGYRSLKLAEELFLAEGLEVNPIHLNQLDELLPIKSKAELDINGQILMKNFNRKPGVWIGQLISKIEELVVDGDLENDQSIILDYLREEMKEEIYE, translated from the coding sequence ATGAAATTAAAAAACATGCCTGTTGAATTTCAGCAGGCTTTACCTATAATCGATAAGTTAAAATCTTCAGGTTATGAAGCATATTTCGTGGGTGGAAGTGTCCGTGATGTCCTCTTAAGTAGGGATATCCATGATGTTGATATTGCGACCAGTGCCTATCCTGAAGAGGTTAAACAAATTTTTGAAAAGACTGTCGATATTGGTATCGAGCATGGGACAGTTCTTGTTCTGGCTGAAGAAGGCCAGTATGAGATTACAACCTTTAGGACAGAAGACGTTTATGTTGACTATAGGCGTCCGAGCGGCGTAACCTTTGTCCGTAATTTAGATGAGGATCTTCTAAGGCGAGATTTTACTATCAATGCCTTTGCCCTTGCTGAGGATGGGGTAATTATTGACCGTTTTTCTGGTCTTTCGGATCTTGAAAATAGATTAATTAGAGCTGTTGGTATTGCTGATGAGCGCTTTAATGAAGATGCCCTAAGAATTATGAGGGCCCTTCGTTTTACCGCAAGTCTTAACTTTGACATTGAAGAGAAAACTTTTTTTGCCATGCAGACTCATGCTCCCCTTCTTGAGAAAATATCGATTGAACGAAGTTTTATTGAGCTTGATAAGCTTTTAATGGCAGACTTCTGGCGTAAGGGGCTTTCAAATCTCCTTAGGTCAGGAGTAAATAACTACCTGCCAGGGATGGTTGGATCTGAAACAGATTTAGAGAAAGTTCTTGTAAAGATTAAAGATGATGCTTTCCTCTTTTCAGAATCTGAACAAGCCTGGGCTTATCTGCTTTTAAACCTACAAGTAGATGATTGTAAATGTTTCCTGAAGAAGTGGAATGTGTCAAATGATTTTATTAAAAGGGTTACGGACATCTGTAAGGCTTACAGAATTGGTAGCCTAAGAACTTGGGGTAGAAGAGATCTTTATCAACTAGGATACAGGTCACTTAAGTTGGCTGAGGAGCTCTTTTTGGCAGAAGGGTTGGAGGTTAATCCAATCCATCTTAACCAACTAGATGAACTTCTTCCCATCAAATCTAAAGCAGAACTTGATATTAATGGTCAAATTTTAATGAAGAATTTCAATCGTAAGCCTGGAGTTTGGATTGGCCAATTAATTAGTAAAATTGAGGAGTTGGTAGTGGACGGTGATTTGGAAAATGATCAATCCATTATTTTAGACTACCTCAGAGAAGAAATGAAAGAAGAAATATATGAGTGA
- the rimM gene encoding ribosome maturation factor RimM (Essential for efficient processing of 16S rRNA): protein MNYYKVGTIVNTQGLQGEVRILSVTDFPEERFAKGNELALFDEKGNFIKNLTVKTHRKQKNFDIVKFEGLYHINDVEKYKGFVLKVSEEDLSDLEDGEFYYHEIIGLDVYEGDEKLGTVSEILSPGANDVWVIKRPKKKDLLIPYIPPVVLDVDVKNNRVEVEIPEGLDD, encoded by the coding sequence ATGAATTATTATAAGGTTGGAACAATTGTAAACACGCAAGGTTTACAAGGAGAGGTAAGAATTTTAAGTGTTACAGACTTCCCAGAAGAGCGCTTTGCTAAGGGAAATGAGCTGGCACTTTTTGATGAAAAAGGAAACTTTATTAAAAACCTTACCGTTAAAACACACCGTAAGCAAAAAAACTTTGATATCGTAAAATTCGAAGGACTTTATCACATCAATGATGTTGAGAAATACAAGGGATTTGTCTTAAAAGTTTCTGAGGAAGATTTGTCTGATCTTGAAGACGGCGAATTTTACTACCATGAAATCATCGGCCTTGACGTCTACGAAGGTGATGAAAAACTTGGAACAGTTTCTGAAATCCTCTCACCTGGGGCAAATGACGTCTGGGTTATCAAACGCCCTAAGAAAAAAGACCTGTTAATCCCTTATATTCCACCAGTTGTTCTTGACGTTGACGTTAAAAACAACCGAGTGGAGGTTGAAATTCCAGAAGGACTAGACGACTAA
- a CDS encoding glucosamine-6-phosphate deaminase, producing the protein MKIIKVTDAVEGGLKAYEILAEKMDDGIKTLGLATGSTPIEFYKHLTASDLDFTDMTSINLDEYVGLPKDNDQSYDYFMKEHLFDKKPFKKNYLPDGLAADLDAEADHYNQIIDQNPIDLQILGIGSNGHIGFNEPGASFEGTTSLVDLTDQTIADNARFFVHENEVPRQALSMGIASIMQSKAIILMAYGKNKANAVTAMVHGPLTENLPASILQSHPEVYVIVDEGAASKL; encoded by the coding sequence ATGAAAATTATCAAAGTTACAGATGCAGTAGAGGGTGGTTTAAAAGCTTACGAAATTCTTGCAGAAAAGATGGATGACGGGATTAAAACTTTGGGACTTGCGACAGGAAGTACACCGATTGAGTTTTACAAGCATTTAACAGCAAGTGATCTTGATTTTACGGACATGACCTCAATTAATCTTGATGAATATGTAGGTCTACCAAAAGATAATGACCAAAGTTATGACTATTTCATGAAGGAACATCTTTTTGATAAAAAACCTTTTAAAAAGAACTATCTACCGGATGGACTTGCAGCTGACCTTGATGCAGAGGCAGATCACTATAATCAAATCATTGACCAAAACCCAATTGACTTACAGATTCTTGGTATTGGGTCAAATGGTCATATTGGTTTTAATGAACCAGGAGCATCTTTTGAGGGAACAACTAGCCTGGTTGATTTAACAGATCAAACAATTGCAGATAATGCCCGCTTTTTTGTCCATGAAAATGAGGTTCCAAGACAGGCCTTATCAATGGGAATTGCAAGCATTATGCAGTCAAAGGCCATTATCCTTATGGCTTACGGCAAGAATAAGGCCAACGCTGTAACTGCGATGGTTCATGGTCCACTAACAGAAAATCTTCCGGCAAGTATTTTACAAAGTCATCCAGAGGTTTATGTAATTGTTGATGAAGGAGCAGCTTCAAAACTATAA
- a CDS encoding KH domain-containing protein, with the protein MESDIQNLVLRIVTPLLSKPEEIRLELVDADEFLEYHLHIAEADMGRIIGKQGRIIQAIRTIVYSVPVDGKKIRLLVNQ; encoded by the coding sequence ATGGAATCTGACATTCAAAATCTTGTTTTGAGGATTGTTACACCTCTTCTATCTAAACCAGAAGAAATCAGGTTGGAACTAGTGGATGCAGACGAATTTCTTGAATATCATCTGCATATTGCTGAGGCTGACATGGGTCGAATTATCGGAAAGCAGGGTAGGATTATCCAAGCAATTCGGACGATTGTTTATTCAGTTCCCGTTGATGGGAAAAAAATTCGACTTCTGGTTAACCAGTAA
- the trmD gene encoding tRNA (guanosine(37)-N1)-methyltransferase TrmD: protein MKIDILTLFPEMFSSLDHSIVGRAQKSGKVEIDFHNFRDNATNTQRHVDDYPYGGGQGMLLMPQPIFDTMDKIPRENARVILLDPAGKKFDQKLAEELSEEEHLVFICGHYEGYDERIKTLVTDEISLGDYVLTGGEMATSVIIDATVRLIPDVLGKAASHEDDSFSSGLLEHPQYTRPEDFRGMKVPEVLMSGHHENIRKWRLKESLKKTLERRPDLLETYELSNEEKKMLAEIKSGL, encoded by the coding sequence ATGAAGATTGATATTTTAACCCTTTTCCCGGAGATGTTTTCAAGTCTTGACCACTCAATCGTGGGTCGGGCCCAAAAGTCAGGCAAGGTTGAGATTGACTTTCATAATTTCCGCGACAATGCGACAAATACCCAAAGGCACGTAGATGACTACCCCTACGGTGGCGGCCAGGGGATGCTTCTCATGCCCCAGCCAATCTTTGACACCATGGATAAGATTCCCCGTGAAAATGCTCGCGTGATTTTGCTCGATCCAGCAGGGAAAAAATTCGACCAAAAACTGGCTGAAGAATTATCCGAAGAGGAGCATTTGGTCTTTATCTGCGGCCACTATGAAGGCTATGATGAAAGAATCAAGACTCTGGTTACTGATGAAATTAGTCTTGGCGACTATGTCCTTACAGGAGGAGAAATGGCAACAAGCGTCATCATTGACGCAACAGTCCGTTTGATTCCAGATGTTCTAGGTAAGGCTGCTAGCCACGAGGATGATAGCTTTTCAAGTGGTCTTTTAGAGCATCCCCAGTATACCCGTCCAGAAGACTTCCGGGGGATGAAGGTGCCAGAAGTTCTAATGAGTGGTCACCATGAAAACATTCGCAAGTGGCGTCTTAAGGAAAGCCTTAAAAAAACTCTTGAAAGGCGACCTGATTTACTGGAGACCTATGAGCTTTCTAATGAAGAAAAGAAGATGCTCGCTGAAATAAAATCAGGATTATGA
- a CDS encoding DegV family protein, protein MKIAVITDSSAFLEDEYKNKENLFTLDIPIVIDGETYFEGKNLSNEDFYKKMSETAELPKTSQPSIAELEELLANLEKEGYTHVIGLFLSKGISGFYQNSFYLQSEFPNLTVKFFDTLITSAPLGYMVEVALKLAAEGQSFEEISQKIEYVIEKTRAYILVEDLKHLVKGGRLSNGAAIVGTLLSIKPILEFNREGEIVVYDKVRSSKKAHKKLVSIVKEASQEEDYKVFVIHSNARKLAESFVQSLEEEGLENISIATIGAIIGTHLGENAIVLAISPVIK, encoded by the coding sequence ATGAAGATTGCAGTAATCACAGATTCATCAGCATTTTTAGAAGATGAATATAAGAATAAGGAAAATCTTTTCACCTTAGATATTCCCATTGTTATTGATGGTGAAACATACTTTGAAGGGAAAAATTTATCTAATGAAGACTTTTATAAAAAAATGTCTGAAACAGCTGAATTACCTAAAACTTCTCAGCCTAGCATCGCTGAACTTGAAGAGCTTTTAGCTAATCTTGAAAAAGAAGGTTATACTCATGTAATCGGACTCTTCCTGTCTAAAGGTATTTCAGGTTTTTATCAAAATTCATTTTACCTTCAGAGTGAATTTCCGAATTTGACGGTTAAGTTTTTTGATACCCTAATTACTAGCGCTCCGCTAGGATATATGGTTGAGGTAGCCTTAAAATTAGCTGCCGAGGGTCAGTCTTTTGAAGAAATTAGTCAAAAAATTGAATACGTTATTGAAAAAACAAGGGCCTATATTCTTGTTGAGGACTTAAAGCATCTAGTTAAGGGCGGACGCTTGTCAAATGGAGCAGCCATTGTTGGAACCCTACTATCAATTAAGCCCATTCTCGAATTTAACCGTGAGGGAGAGATTGTTGTTTATGATAAGGTTCGTTCAAGCAAAAAAGCCCATAAAAAATTAGTTTCAATTGTCAAGGAAGCTAGCCAAGAAGAAGACTACAAGGTCTTTGTTATCCATTCGAATGCCCGTAAATTGGCTGAAAGTTTTGTCCAGTCTTTGGAAGAAGAAGGACTTGAAAATATTTCAATTGCAACGATTGGAGCTATAATAGGTACTCACTTAGGAGAAAATGCTATTGTTCTTGCTATTTCACCAGTTATAAAATAA
- a CDS encoding DUF1149 family protein, with translation MEIIRDKEFVQGFNYNARNLAYEEENGTPETRVHIQIQLIEDVPDQSEADTVLNASVEFVIVLESFIVSGYIMQNNVLKNKKVVEQSELSQEDMEEIAQPLLDMVRRLTMEVSEVALDEPGVNLQF, from the coding sequence ATGGAAATAATTCGCGATAAGGAATTTGTACAAGGTTTTAACTATAATGCAAGAAATTTAGCCTATGAGGAAGAAAATGGAACACCTGAAACTCGGGTTCACATTCAAATTCAATTAATAGAAGATGTTCCAGATCAAAGTGAAGCTGATACTGTTTTAAATGCAAGTGTTGAATTTGTAATAGTACTTGAAAGTTTCATTGTTAGTGGATACATCATGCAAAACAATGTTTTGAAAAATAAAAAGGTTGTTGAGCAAAGTGAGTTGTCACAGGAAGATATGGAAGAAATTGCACAGCCTCTTTTAGATATGGTAAGACGCCTTACGATGGAAGTAAGTGAAGTTGCTTTGGATGAACCTGGAGTAAATTTACAATTCTAA
- the queA gene encoding tRNA preQ1(34) S-adenosylmethionine ribosyltransferase-isomerase QueA: MNTNDFDFNLPEELIAQVPLENRSESRLLVLDRQKQTQEDKHFYDIVDELNPGDALVMNNTRVLPARLFGVKPDTGGHAELLLLKNIEGDIWETLAKPAKRLKKGTKISFGDGRLVATVLDELEHGGRIVEFSYDGIFLEILESLGEMPLPPYIHEKLEDQDRYQTVYAKENGSAAAPTAGLHFTPELLQKIEDKGVKLVEVTLHVGLGTFRPVNVDSVDDHEMHSEFYSLSEEAAKTLNEVKAAGGRIVAVGTTSIRTLETIGSKFDGQIKADSGWTNIFIKPGYEFKVVDAFSTNFHLPKSTLVMLISAFAGRDFVMDAYNHAVEEKYRFFSFGDAMFIK; this comes from the coding sequence ATGAATACAAATGACTTTGACTTTAATCTCCCTGAAGAACTAATCGCACAAGTGCCTTTAGAAAATAGGAGTGAATCTCGCTTATTAGTTTTAGACCGTCAAAAACAGACCCAAGAGGATAAGCACTTTTATGATATCGTTGATGAGTTAAATCCTGGAGATGCCCTAGTTATGAATAATACGAGGGTTCTTCCTGCCAGGCTCTTTGGTGTGAAACCTGACACTGGAGGTCACGCAGAACTCCTTTTACTTAAAAATATCGAAGGTGATATTTGGGAGACCCTAGCAAAACCAGCCAAACGTCTTAAAAAAGGAACAAAAATTTCATTTGGCGATGGTCGCTTGGTCGCTACTGTCCTTGATGAGTTAGAACACGGCGGAAGAATCGTTGAATTCTCCTATGATGGTATCTTTTTAGAAATCCTTGAAAGCCTGGGCGAAATGCCCTTGCCTCCTTATATCCATGAAAAACTAGAAGACCAAGACCGTTACCAGACAGTCTATGCCAAGGAAAACGGAAGTGCTGCAGCACCTACTGCAGGTCTTCACTTCACGCCAGAACTCCTTCAAAAAATTGAAGACAAGGGAGTTAAACTAGTCGAGGTGACCCTTCACGTGGGTCTTGGAACCTTTAGACCAGTCAATGTTGACTCAGTCGACGACCATGAAATGCATTCAGAGTTCTACTCCCTTTCAGAAGAAGCCGCAAAAACCCTTAATGAGGTCAAGGCCGCAGGTGGTCGCATTGTAGCTGTAGGAACAACTAGTATTAGGACTCTTGAGACTATTGGAAGCAAGTTTGATGGTCAAATCAAGGCTGACTCTGGTTGGACCAATATTTTCATCAAACCTGGTTATGAATTCAAGGTTGTTGATGCCTTTTCAACCAACTTCCATCTACCTAAATCAACTTTAGTTATGCTGATTTCAGCCTTTGCTGGCCGTGATTTCGTAATGGATGCCTACAATCATGCAGTGGAAGAAAAATATCGCTTCTTCAGCTTTGGCGACGCCATGTTTATTAAATAA
- the dapB gene encoding 4-hydroxy-tetrahydrodipicolinate reductase, which produces MIKVIIAGYKGKMGSTAVNMVKADPELELAAFVDPFAEEKQVDGIPVFTKKEDLIGFDADVWVDFTTPKVVFDNTKFAIEQGFSPVVGTTGFSEEDIKFLKDLSLEKKVGGLIAPNFAVGAILMMEFAAKASKYFPDLEIIELHHDKKMDAPSGTAIKTAELIEENRKFKKQGAQGEEESLPGARGAEYSGFRIHSVRLPGLIAHQEVIFGAPGEGLTIRHDSYDRESFMGGVKLGIKKVTKLDQLVYGLEHLL; this is translated from the coding sequence ATGATTAAAGTAATTATCGCAGGTTACAAAGGAAAGATGGGTTCAACAGCTGTAAACATGGTAAAGGCTGATCCAGAACTTGAACTAGCCGCTTTTGTTGATCCCTTTGCTGAAGAAAAACAAGTAGACGGGATTCCTGTCTTTACCAAGAAGGAAGATTTGATTGGCTTTGATGCAGATGTTTGGGTTGATTTTACAACGCCAAAGGTTGTTTTTGACAATACAAAATTTGCCATTGAACAAGGTTTTTCACCAGTTGTTGGAACTACTGGATTTTCTGAAGAAGATATTAAATTTCTAAAGGATTTATCCCTTGAGAAAAAAGTTGGTGGCTTAATTGCGCCTAACTTTGCGGTTGGGGCCATTTTAATGATGGAATTTGCTGCCAAGGCTTCAAAATACTTCCCAGACCTTGAGATAATTGAACTTCATCATGATAAAAAAATGGATGCTCCTAGTGGAACAGCCATTAAGACAGCTGAATTGATTGAAGAAAATCGTAAATTTAAAAAGCAAGGGGCACAAGGAGAAGAAGAAAGTTTACCTGGTGCTAGAGGGGCTGAGTATTCAGGTTTTAGAATCCACAGCGTGCGTCTTCCAGGTCTCATTGCCCACCAGGAGGTAATTTTTGGTGCCCCAGGTGAAGGCTTAACAATTCGCCATGATTCTTATGACCGTGAATCATTTATGGGTGGCGTTAAACTAGGAATAAAAAAAGTAACAAAATTAGATCAGTTAGTATATGGGTTGGAACATTTATTATGA
- the rpsP gene encoding 30S ribosomal protein S16, translating into MAVKIRLTRMGSKKKPYYRINVADSRSPRDGRFIETVGTYNPLLSENNVTLKEERILEWLGNGAQPSDTVRNILSKAGVMKKFHESKQAK; encoded by the coding sequence ATGGCAGTAAAAATCCGTTTAACTCGTATGGGTTCAAAGAAAAAACCTTATTACCGTATTAACGTAGCAGACTCTCGCTCACCACGTGATGGACGTTTCATCGAAACAGTTGGAACTTACAACCCACTTCTTTCAGAAAACAACGTGACTCTTAAAGAAGAACGTATTCTTGAATGGCTTGGTAACGGAGCTCAACCTTCTGATACAGTTCGTAACATCCTATCAAAAGCTGGAGTTATGAAAAAATTCCACGAGTCTAAACAAGCTAAATAG